In Thermococcus zilligii AN1, a genomic segment contains:
- a CDS encoding MBL fold metallo-hydrolase, which yields MKIIWHGHACFWIETNGVRLLIDPYPEVEDDGIGDVDYILITHEHTDHYGKVELLSRLRDATVIGPKTVYMMAVADGITKVREIQAGETVELGNGVRVTAIFMEHPSSQYPLGYLIEGDKKVFHTGDTYPFPALQNLRGSVDVLMVPISGRSTANEREAVQIVEDIRPKIVIPMHYGVYSSASPEKLIEELRRRRIFAFVKVLRPGEEFVV from the coding sequence ATGAAGATCATATGGCACGGTCACGCATGCTTCTGGATAGAGACGAACGGGGTCAGACTGCTTATAGACCCTTACCCCGAGGTTGAAGACGACGGGATCGGGGACGTCGACTACATACTGATAACCCACGAGCACACCGACCACTACGGTAAGGTTGAGCTCCTCTCCAGGCTCAGGGATGCCACTGTTATAGGCCCCAAAACAGTCTACATGATGGCGGTGGCCGATGGGATAACAAAGGTGAGGGAAATCCAGGCTGGCGAGACAGTAGAGCTTGGAAACGGCGTTAGAGTAACGGCGATATTCATGGAGCACCCATCGAGCCAGTACCCCCTCGGCTACCTCATAGAGGGGGACAAAAAGGTTTTCCACACCGGGGACACTTACCCCTTCCCAGCACTCCAGAACCTCCGCGGAAGCGTGGACGTCCTGATGGTTCCGATAAGCGGCCGTTCAACCGCCAACGAGAGGGAGGCTGTCCAGATAGTCGAGGACATACGGCCGAAGATAGTCATTCCAATGCACTATGGGGTTTACAGCAGTGCCTCTCCCGAAAAGCTGATTGAAGAACTGAGGAGGCGCAGGATCTTTGCCTTTGTCAAAGTCCTCAGGCCAGGGGAGGAATTCGTGGTATAG